Proteins from one uncultured Anaeromusa sp. genomic window:
- the pilO gene encoding type 4a pilus biogenesis protein PilO: MSVFLLFMGIVFSYIMPCRERLLALEAQTRQQEEKNEQLEKYGLQDQRSRKLLLQEKHVLLQQKLPPGPEVGSFLLEVEQAARDSGVAIVQVRPREVQQEASWLQLPVELAAHGSFQNMQLFLTSLGKLNRLAVLQSLVLQDQQENVQAKLTITIYCDKEN, from the coding sequence GTGAGTGTTTTTCTTTTGTTTATGGGAATTGTTTTTTCTTATATTATGCCATGCCGCGAGCGGCTGCTGGCGTTGGAAGCGCAAACCAGGCAGCAAGAAGAAAAAAACGAACAATTGGAGAAGTATGGCTTGCAGGATCAACGTTCCAGGAAACTGTTGTTGCAAGAAAAGCATGTGTTGCTGCAGCAGAAACTACCACCGGGGCCGGAGGTGGGCTCGTTTTTGCTGGAGGTGGAGCAGGCGGCGCGAGATTCCGGGGTAGCGATTGTGCAGGTGCGTCCTAGAGAGGTGCAACAAGAGGCCTCATGGCTTCAGCTTCCTGTGGAATTGGCGGCGCACGGCTCGTTTCAAAATATGCAGCTTTTTTTGACGTCCCTGGGAAAACTGAATCGGTTGGCAGTATTGCAAAGCCTGGTTTTGCAGGATCAGCAAGAAAATGTGCAAGCAAAGCTTACTATTACTATATACTGTGATAAAGAGAATTGA
- a CDS encoding PilN domain-containing protein: protein MVCVNFLPLAQRGGRDRLQKLVWFLTGVFFVLAMTLSFFYFCLLQRQEEKWQQAWNHYQLLLPVEASRREEAQLQEQIESKGRRVQQVLQRSLPWGSALETIGQRLPPQVWLQEISAEAGGQLRLKGMALTQRDLVAFMKNLENQPSFSGLSLGLVEADEQRLDHFELSLRFKGR, encoded by the coding sequence GTGGTTTGCGTTAACTTTCTGCCGCTAGCTCAACGCGGCGGCCGGGATCGGTTACAAAAATTAGTATGGTTTCTTACAGGTGTTTTTTTTGTTTTGGCAATGACTTTAAGCTTTTTTTATTTCTGCCTGTTGCAACGGCAAGAAGAAAAATGGCAGCAGGCTTGGAATCACTATCAGCTGTTGCTGCCGGTGGAGGCGTCCCGACGAGAAGAAGCACAGTTGCAGGAGCAAATTGAAAGCAAAGGGCGCCGTGTGCAGCAGGTCCTGCAGAGGAGCCTTCCTTGGGGCTCTGCCTTAGAAACTATTGGACAGAGGCTGCCGCCGCAAGTCTGGTTGCAGGAAATCAGTGCTGAAGCAGGCGGTCAATTGCGCTTAAAGGGGATGGCGCTTACGCAACGGGATTTAGTGGCTTTTATGAAGAATCTAGAGAACCAGCCGTCATTTAGCGGCCTAAGCCTAGGTTTGGTAGAGGCGGATGAGCAGAGGTTGGATCATTTTGAATTGTCGTTACGTTTTAAAGGGAGATGA
- the aroF gene encoding 3-deoxy-7-phosphoheptulonate synthase — protein MIVVMKKNAHQEDVQRVVEYIEQAGLRPHLSDGSTHTIIGVIGAREAIDVLALEALPGVEKAVPVSSGLNLVSRDVKESNTIVTVGDAQIGGTELAVMAGPCAVESKEQLREAALAVKAGGAQFLRGGAYKPRTSPYAFQGLEEQGLKFLAEVSQEVGLQVVTEVVDVESLDLVSNYADMLQIGARNMQNFKLLQAVGKKGKPVLLKRGLSATIEEWLQASEYILREGNFQLVLCERGIRTFEPFTRNTLDLSAVAAAKMLSHLPVIVDPSHATGKWNLVAPMARAAIAAGADGLMVEVHPEPARALCDGNQSLTPKNFNLLMNEVRSFAGLMGRSLS, from the coding sequence ATGATCGTAGTTATGAAAAAGAACGCCCACCAGGAAGACGTACAGCGTGTAGTGGAATACATTGAGCAGGCAGGCTTGCGTCCGCATCTTTCGGACGGCTCCACCCATACGATTATTGGCGTAATTGGCGCGCGGGAGGCGATTGACGTACTGGCCTTAGAAGCGTTGCCTGGTGTTGAAAAAGCAGTGCCTGTCAGCTCGGGGCTGAATTTGGTGAGCCGGGATGTTAAGGAAAGCAATACCATCGTAACGGTTGGCGACGCGCAGATTGGCGGTACAGAATTGGCCGTCATGGCGGGACCTTGCGCTGTGGAAAGCAAGGAACAACTGCGGGAAGCGGCCCTGGCGGTAAAAGCCGGCGGCGCTCAATTTCTAAGGGGCGGCGCCTACAAGCCGCGCACTTCTCCTTACGCGTTTCAAGGGCTGGAGGAGCAAGGCCTGAAGTTTTTGGCGGAAGTCAGTCAGGAAGTGGGCCTGCAAGTGGTTACCGAAGTGGTGGATGTGGAATCTTTGGATCTGGTAAGCAATTACGCGGACATGCTGCAAATCGGCGCTCGCAATATGCAGAACTTCAAGCTGCTGCAGGCAGTGGGCAAGAAAGGCAAGCCGGTTTTGTTGAAGCGGGGCTTGTCGGCGACGATTGAAGAATGGCTGCAGGCGTCTGAGTACATCTTGCGCGAAGGGAATTTTCAATTGGTCCTTTGTGAACGAGGGATAAGGACCTTTGAGCCATTCACGCGCAATACCTTGGACCTGAGCGCTGTTGCGGCTGCGAAAATGTTAAGCCATCTGCCGGTTATCGTGGACCCGAGTCATGCTACCGGTAAGTGGAACCTGGTGGCGCCGATGGCCAGAGCCGCCATTGCCGCTGGTGCTGACGGCCTGATGGTAGAAGTTCACCCGGAACCGGCGCGGGCTCTTTGTGATGGCAATCAGTCCTTGACGCCTAAGAATTTTAATCTTTTGATGAACGAGGTTCGCTCCTTTGCCGGTTTGATGGGTAGGAGCCTGTCGTGA
- the aroB gene encoding 3-dehydroquinate synthase produces MDIVEVVTGERRYEIHIAAGVLGQLPALCSQAALKAGKTLVVTDENVRPLYGEAVKNVLEAAGWQVRLAVVPAGESAKTFAWAQRLYDEALLAGIDRKRPIMALGGGVVGDLAGFVAATFLRGVPFVQLPTTLLAQVDSSVGGKVAVNHPQGKNLIGAFYQPHLVAADVATLDTLPEREWAGGLAEVVKYGAIFDASFLEWLEKHAEALRQKSCAEIEYVIGVCCRHKAAIVAEDEKETGRRALLNFGHTMGHALESATGFAQYIHGEAVAIGMIGAAYLGELCGVTAPGTCERLERILKAIALPIRSTVCSAEQLAPLLMHDKKVAEGTLHWVLLQEAGTALVTKQVTEADVLAALCYICGE; encoded by the coding sequence GTGGACATCGTAGAAGTGGTCACCGGTGAAAGAAGGTACGAGATTCATATTGCAGCCGGAGTGTTGGGACAATTACCGGCTTTGTGCTCGCAAGCGGCCTTAAAGGCGGGAAAAACGCTGGTGGTGACAGATGAGAATGTGCGGCCTTTATATGGCGAGGCCGTGAAAAACGTATTAGAGGCGGCGGGCTGGCAAGTACGCTTGGCTGTGGTTCCGGCCGGTGAAAGTGCCAAAACCTTCGCTTGGGCCCAACGGCTGTATGATGAAGCGCTGCTGGCGGGAATTGACCGAAAGCGGCCTATTATGGCCTTAGGCGGCGGTGTTGTAGGGGATCTGGCGGGATTTGTGGCGGCTACGTTTTTACGGGGGGTTCCTTTTGTGCAGCTGCCGACGACCTTATTGGCGCAGGTGGATTCCAGCGTGGGCGGCAAAGTCGCGGTGAACCATCCGCAGGGCAAGAATCTGATCGGTGCCTTCTATCAGCCGCATTTGGTAGCGGCGGATGTGGCGACCCTAGATACCCTGCCAGAACGCGAATGGGCCGGCGGCTTGGCGGAGGTCGTGAAGTACGGAGCGATTTTTGACGCGTCGTTTCTGGAATGGCTGGAGAAGCATGCGGAGGCTTTGCGTCAAAAGAGCTGCGCAGAAATAGAATACGTTATTGGCGTTTGCTGTCGCCATAAAGCGGCGATTGTAGCGGAAGACGAGAAGGAAACAGGCCGGAGAGCGCTTTTGAATTTTGGCCATACGATGGGCCACGCCTTGGAAAGCGCTACTGGCTTTGCACAGTATATTCACGGCGAAGCGGTGGCGATTGGCATGATCGGAGCGGCTTACTTGGGAGAACTCTGCGGCGTGACGGCTCCGGGAACATGTGAACGGCTGGAGCGCATTTTAAAAGCCATTGCTCTTCCCATACGGAGCACGGTATGTTCTGCTGAGCAATTGGCGCCGCTTTTAATGCATGATAAAAAAGTGGCTGAAGGGACGCTGCACTGGGTGTTGCTGCAGGAAGCTGGAACGGCTTTAGTGACTAAGCAAGTAACTGAGGCGGATGTACTAGCGGCATTATGTTATATTTGTGGTGAATGA
- a CDS encoding pilus assembly PilX N-terminal domain-containing protein, which yields MGCKDRRKRGSILVSVLVLCFFLLALGTGIAAYVHSEAATAAALSRGIQAQYLAEAGIQDGIVKLASDRAFNGSYSRNLGGEGTYKVSILARQPWRRLLVSRANCQGEARQLVVEADLSLTLSRCLLATERDLFLSEQDYLQGVVSAGGTIHGRQGVFVDGPCLGQKIETDGGVSVGGCHPAADLTVPIPPIAGHRDAPLLSPDQFVNGDFYYSGTLLLVQPSVGLGASGTVYVDGDVYVPAYYHFRGPWLLAASGSIIVGHDAKLEQVWLWAGQHLTAGDRVQLVGGAWSKDFLQIGEQAHLYGAAPPLFSELPSASADVFLLRSWNTYELKEGL from the coding sequence ATGGGTTGTAAAGACCGAAGAAAAAGAGGGTCTATTCTTGTTTCCGTTTTGGTTCTTTGTTTTTTTCTGTTAGCTCTAGGAACTGGCATTGCAGCTTATGTACATAGCGAAGCGGCTACCGCCGCCGCCTTGAGCCGGGGAATTCAGGCGCAATATCTGGCAGAAGCAGGAATTCAGGATGGTATCGTCAAATTAGCTTCTGATAGGGCGTTTAATGGCTCGTATAGCCGTAACCTAGGCGGTGAAGGAACTTATAAAGTAAGCATTTTAGCTCGCCAGCCCTGGCGTCGTCTGTTGGTGTCTCGGGCGAATTGCCAGGGAGAAGCACGGCAGTTAGTTGTGGAAGCCGACCTTTCCTTGACGCTTTCTCGCTGCTTGCTGGCGACGGAACGCGATTTGTTTTTGAGTGAGCAGGACTATTTGCAAGGCGTAGTTTCAGCAGGAGGAACGATACACGGCAGGCAAGGCGTTTTTGTGGATGGCCCTTGTTTAGGACAAAAAATTGAGACCGATGGGGGCGTGAGCGTGGGCGGCTGCCATCCTGCGGCAGACTTGACGGTGCCAATTCCTCCTATTGCTGGACACCGCGATGCGCCCTTGTTGTCGCCGGATCAATTTGTTAACGGCGATTTTTATTATTCCGGCACGCTGTTGCTGGTGCAGCCTTCGGTCGGTCTGGGGGCCAGCGGTACGGTTTATGTGGATGGCGATGTCTATGTACCTGCCTACTATCACTTTCGAGGTCCGTGGCTGTTGGCGGCGAGCGGCTCCATTATTGTCGGCCATGATGCCAAACTGGAACAAGTATGGTTATGGGCCGGACAGCATTTGACAGCGGGCGACCGGGTGCAGCTTGTTGGCGGAGCTTGGAGCAAGGACTTTCTTCAGATTGGCGAACAAGCTCATTTATACGGAGCTGCGCCGCCATTATTTTCAGAGCTTCCTTCTGCTAGTGCAGATGTCTTTTTGCTTCGTTCCTGGAATACTTACGAATTAAAGGAGGGCCTTTGA
- a CDS encoding efflux RND transporter periplasmic adaptor subunit has product MTRKKKILTVTVLVVVVLSAIIGFRIYSNISANKERAARMAQGKIPNVTTAVVGRQNLQPVLIFSGSLEPVWNADVSAKVDGRLDRVLVEEGDLVAAGTLLAQMDTAELEAQVIQAEGNLLSKKADLEQARLDLQRMESLSEQGAVSVSSLDTARTKRDLAIGQVRSYEGSLALAKAKLDHTQVRSPKGGVITKRFLQSGGYTKLGTAIVTVADLTSLLAKVTVGEAQVSDVAVGKKVSVRIEALGNQIFEGVIVRVSPSAATASRAFMAEIEISNPTGILKPGMFAKAEVTGAAHPNALVVPESALVMREDQKTVYVVNAERRVQQRLLKTGYIGGGWAEILEGLQEGEQIVVSGQNKLRDGARIDAGDSEAEAAK; this is encoded by the coding sequence GTGACACGGAAGAAAAAGATACTTACAGTCACGGTTCTAGTTGTAGTCGTATTGTCCGCGATCATTGGCTTTCGTATCTACAGCAATATTTCAGCGAATAAAGAGCGTGCGGCTCGCATGGCCCAGGGGAAAATACCCAATGTTACGACTGCTGTAGTTGGACGCCAAAATTTGCAGCCGGTACTGATTTTTTCGGGCAGTTTGGAGCCTGTCTGGAATGCAGACGTATCCGCGAAGGTGGATGGCCGTCTTGATCGCGTGCTCGTAGAAGAAGGCGATCTGGTAGCCGCGGGAACCTTGCTGGCGCAAATGGATACGGCGGAGCTGGAAGCGCAGGTTATTCAGGCGGAAGGAAACCTGTTGTCGAAGAAAGCGGATTTAGAACAGGCGAGGCTGGATTTGCAGCGCATGGAATCTTTGTCGGAACAAGGCGCTGTGTCAGTTTCCTCTTTGGATACGGCTAGGACGAAGCGCGACTTGGCTATCGGCCAGGTACGTTCTTATGAGGGAAGTTTGGCTTTAGCCAAGGCTAAACTGGATCATACTCAGGTCCGGTCTCCTAAGGGCGGTGTAATTACCAAGCGTTTTTTGCAGTCTGGAGGCTATACCAAACTGGGCACAGCTATTGTAACGGTGGCCGATTTAACGTCTCTGCTGGCAAAGGTAACCGTCGGTGAAGCGCAGGTAAGCGATGTTGCTGTGGGGAAGAAAGTGTCTGTGCGGATAGAGGCTTTGGGGAATCAAATCTTTGAGGGAGTTATTGTGCGTGTGTCGCCCTCGGCGGCGACGGCTTCCCGGGCCTTTATGGCGGAAATTGAGATTTCGAATCCTACAGGGATATTGAAGCCGGGCATGTTCGCTAAGGCGGAAGTGACAGGCGCGGCGCACCCCAATGCCTTGGTTGTGCCTGAAAGCGCTTTAGTTATGAGGGAAGACCAAAAAACGGTATATGTGGTTAATGCTGAAAGAAGGGTGCAGCAGCGCTTGTTGAAAACCGGTTATATTGGCGGCGGCTGGGCTGAAATTTTGGAAGGCTTGCAAGAGGGAGAACAAATTGTGGTTTCCGGTCAGAATAAACTGCGTGACGGAGCGAGAATTGACGCAGGCGATAGTGAAGCGGAGGCCGCAAAATGA
- a CDS encoding late competence development ComFB family protein produces the protein MNVKNCMEELVWSHLDRVLDSYPENVCRCPRCRNDLAALALNFLPPRYVATDRGEIFTKIRGLEAQFTVDVISAISMAAVIVNKNPRHTEE, from the coding sequence ATGAATGTAAAAAACTGCATGGAAGAACTGGTCTGGAGCCATTTGGATCGCGTCTTGGATTCGTACCCTGAAAACGTCTGCCGCTGTCCGCGCTGCCGGAATGATTTGGCGGCCTTGGCGCTGAATTTTCTGCCGCCGCGCTATGTCGCCACAGACCGTGGCGAGATTTTTACTAAAATCAGAGGGCTGGAAGCGCAATTTACGGTCGATGTGATTAGTGCAATCAGTATGGCGGCGGTTATTGTTAATAAAAATCCTCGTCATACAGAAGAGTAA
- the aroC gene encoding chorismate synthase, whose protein sequence is MIRYLTAGESHGPSLTVIMEGVPAGVKLEEKLLQQEMARRQQGVGRGGRMAIETDTVRVTSGVRFGETLGSPLTLVVENRDHANWLDRMAPFGAPAGEAVTAVRPGHADLTGVLKYDRQDARDILERASARETAARVAAGGVCKQLLAALGVQVRSHVVNLGGVESPLQGMEAFQAWRQPDSQTACLDEAASLAMKQRVAEAQSTGDTLGGVIEVFADGLWAGLGTYAQGDRRLDARLAAAMVSIPAIKGVEFGEGFQYANLSGSQAHDEIFHADPKGFFRRTNHAGGLEGGMSNGEVLWLRLVMKPIPTLMQPLATVDLRTKAAVDACKERSDVCAVPAAAVVAEAMLAITLAQVISEQFGGDCFQDLKHNIAAYKRRLEQRA, encoded by the coding sequence ATGATACGGTATTTGACTGCGGGAGAATCACATGGACCATCTTTGACGGTGATTATGGAAGGAGTGCCCGCAGGGGTAAAGCTGGAAGAGAAGTTGCTGCAACAAGAGATGGCGCGTCGGCAACAGGGCGTAGGTCGCGGCGGCAGGATGGCGATAGAAACCGATACAGTCCGGGTTACGTCAGGCGTGCGCTTTGGGGAAACCCTAGGTTCGCCTTTGACTTTGGTGGTGGAGAACCGGGATCATGCCAATTGGTTGGATAGAATGGCGCCTTTCGGGGCCCCCGCAGGGGAAGCGGTTACTGCCGTGCGGCCTGGGCATGCGGATCTAACTGGCGTATTAAAGTATGACCGTCAGGATGCGCGCGATATTCTGGAACGAGCCAGCGCTAGAGAAACGGCAGCGCGCGTAGCGGCCGGCGGGGTATGCAAACAGCTTTTAGCAGCCTTAGGCGTCCAGGTGCGTTCTCATGTTGTCAATTTAGGCGGCGTGGAATCACCGTTGCAAGGTATGGAGGCTTTTCAGGCTTGGCGGCAGCCGGATTCGCAGACAGCTTGTCTGGATGAGGCGGCTTCGCTGGCTATGAAACAGAGAGTAGCAGAGGCGCAGAGCACAGGCGATACCCTAGGCGGCGTGATCGAGGTCTTTGCAGACGGACTGTGGGCGGGACTTGGCACCTATGCCCAAGGAGATCGGCGCTTGGATGCGCGTTTGGCGGCGGCCATGGTTTCGATTCCCGCCATTAAAGGCGTTGAGTTTGGCGAAGGCTTCCAATATGCAAACTTGTCTGGAAGCCAAGCGCATGATGAAATTTTTCATGCTGACCCTAAAGGCTTTTTTCGCCGCACCAATCATGCCGGTGGTTTAGAAGGCGGCATGAGCAACGGGGAAGTGTTGTGGCTGCGCCTCGTAATGAAGCCGATTCCCACGTTAATGCAGCCTTTGGCGACGGTGGATTTGCGGACTAAGGCGGCCGTAGACGCCTGCAAGGAACGCAGCGATGTCTGTGCTGTGCCGGCAGCGGCAGTAGTGGCGGAAGCCATGCTGGCCATTACTTTGGCGCAGGTAATTAGCGAGCAATTTGGCGGCGATTGTTTCCAGGACCTAAAACACAACATCGCAGCTTATAAACGGCGTTTGGAGCAGCGAGCATGA
- a CDS encoding prephenate dehydrogenase/arogenate dehydrogenase family protein: MKRVAILGLGLIGGSLGMALRNSGADVFVHGFDKAEAARQLALERGAADICFATAVEAVAQADIVILATPVLQMASLMAEIAEKLPAGCVVSDVGSTKSAVSEALEALLPEYCSYIGGHPMAGGERSGMKAAQKNLFQGQWYLLLPGKRASEAQVEMLRTLLLPLGAKVAVMHPQEHDQWAAVISHIPHVTAAALVHLLARAELGDARVQMAGGGFRDTTRIASSDADMWADICISNAAQIHRQIGKLQDILAECAQAVEAGDRQKLHAYFLQARTFRESWLMDLR, encoded by the coding sequence GTGAAGCGGGTTGCGATTTTAGGCTTAGGCCTGATTGGCGGTTCTTTGGGCATGGCGCTGCGGAACAGCGGCGCCGATGTGTTTGTACATGGATTTGATAAAGCGGAGGCAGCAAGGCAGTTGGCGCTGGAACGAGGAGCTGCGGACATTTGCTTTGCTACCGCTGTTGAGGCGGTGGCGCAGGCTGACATTGTCATTCTGGCGACACCAGTACTGCAAATGGCGTCTTTAATGGCCGAAATTGCGGAAAAATTACCTGCCGGATGCGTTGTTTCCGATGTGGGAAGCACTAAATCGGCTGTTTCAGAAGCGTTAGAAGCGCTGTTGCCGGAGTATTGTTCTTACATTGGCGGGCACCCTATGGCTGGCGGCGAAAGAAGCGGCATGAAAGCGGCGCAAAAAAACTTGTTTCAGGGACAGTGGTATTTGCTGCTGCCTGGGAAAAGAGCTTCAGAGGCGCAAGTGGAAATGTTGCGAACCCTGCTGCTTCCCTTGGGGGCTAAGGTTGCCGTCATGCATCCTCAAGAGCATGACCAATGGGCGGCTGTAATTAGCCATATTCCCCATGTAACGGCGGCAGCGCTGGTGCATTTGTTAGCTAGGGCCGAGCTGGGAGACGCTCGGGTGCAAATGGCGGGGGGCGGCTTTCGAGACACTACGCGCATTGCTTCCTCAGATGCAGACATGTGGGCGGATATTTGCATTAGCAATGCTGCGCAGATACACCGGCAAATCGGGAAGCTGCAGGATATTCTTGCAGAATGCGCTCAAGCGGTTGAGGCCGGAGATCGGCAGAAGCTGCATGCTTATTTTTTGCAGGCACGCACCTTTCGGGAAAGCTGGCTGATGGATTTACGTTAA
- a CDS encoding shikimate kinase → MRRNLVLIGFMGTGKTTIGRILAARLGYPFVDSDRKLESQEGKSISEIFEQAGEEVFRGKEKEMIARLSRYTGTVIATGGGVVLDEENVKRLRRNGILVLLQASPEVILERTGRRQSRPLLAVEEREERVRSLLTQREEVYTQAADVVIDTSECGPQEIAEKIVEFVRQGGWLRGHRRSGHR, encoded by the coding sequence ATGAGACGCAATCTTGTTCTAATTGGCTTTATGGGAACTGGCAAGACTACGATTGGTAGGATTTTAGCGGCAAGACTTGGCTACCCTTTCGTTGACAGCGATCGTAAATTAGAAAGCCAGGAAGGAAAAAGCATTTCCGAGATTTTCGAGCAAGCAGGCGAAGAAGTTTTTCGCGGCAAGGAAAAGGAAATGATTGCTCGCCTGTCGCGCTATACAGGCACCGTCATTGCTACCGGCGGCGGTGTGGTTCTGGACGAGGAGAATGTAAAGCGCTTGCGGCGCAATGGAATTTTGGTTTTACTCCAAGCCTCGCCGGAAGTTATTTTGGAGCGTACCGGCCGACGTCAAAGTCGCCCGTTGCTAGCGGTAGAAGAACGGGAAGAACGCGTGCGCTCCTTGTTGACCCAGCGTGAAGAGGTATATACGCAAGCAGCAGACGTAGTTATTGATACAAGCGAATGCGGGCCGCAGGAAATAGCGGAAAAAATAGTGGAGTTTGTAAGGCAAGGAGGCTGGTTGCGTGGACATCGTAGAAGTGGTCACCGGTGA